In the genome of Candidatus Equadaptatus faecalis, one region contains:
- the tuf gene encoding elongation factor Tu (EF-Tu; promotes GTP-dependent binding of aminoacyl-tRNA to the A-site of ribosomes during protein biosynthesis; when the tRNA anticodon matches the mRNA codon, GTP hydrolysis results; the inactive EF-Tu-GDP leaves the ribosome and release of GDP is promoted by elongation factor Ts; many prokaryotes have two copies of the gene encoding EF-Tu), translated as MAKEKFERTKPHLNIGTIGHIDHGKTTLTAAITKTLARHNGADFVPFNMIDKAPEERERGITINIAHVEYQTESRHYAHIDCPGHA; from the coding sequence ACCAAGCCCCATCTTAACATAGGAACCATCGGTCACATAGACCACGGTAAGACGACCCTGACGGCGGCAATCACGAAAACGCTTGCCCGTCACAACGGAGCAGACTTTGTCCCGTTCAACATGATAGACAAAGCTCCGGAAGAAAGAGAACGCGGAATAACCATCAACATCGCCCACGTTGAATACCAGACAGAATCAAGACACTACGCCCACATTGACTGCCCGGGACACGCTGA